A single Mangifera indica cultivar Alphonso chromosome 20, CATAS_Mindica_2.1, whole genome shotgun sequence DNA region contains:
- the LOC123204727 gene encoding uncharacterized protein LOC123204727 isoform X2, with product MELAGLRRKVMHIGFDWDTNDISILLLVKLAKLGIARIVVNSLHIKGDLLFMPVLDGRAVLYSFVSVPEVRIGVAFGSGGSQSLPATELPGVSSWLVKLLNETLVKTMVEPRRRCLSLPAVDLRKIAVGGIIYVKVVSASKLFRSSLRGNPSKKQTCPLDCSLEECYNDRDFQTFVEIELEELTRRTNVRQGSDPRWDSTFNMVLHEETGIIRFHLYEFTPYNVKYDYLASCEVKVKYNADDSTTFWAVGRPDSGIIARHAEFCGKEVEMTVPFEGVSSAELTVTLSLKEWQFSDGSHSSTNFRSGSQLSLNGSSNFLSRTGRKINVTVVEGKDLILKEKSGKCDLYVKLQYGKILQRTRTAHGSSPTWNQKFELDEIGGGEYIKIKCYSEETFGDDNIGSARVNLEGLVEGSIRDIWVPLEKVNSGELRLQIEAVRVDDCEGSRGSNTSLVNGWIELVIVEGRDLVAADLRGTSDPYVRVQYGDIKKRTKVIYKTLNPHWNQTLEFPDDGSPLVLHVKDHNALLPTSSIGYCVVEYQRLPPNEMADKWIPLQGVKRGEIHIRITRRIPGLQKRPSLDSEPSLSPFKSHQISSQMKQMINKFQSMIEDGNIEGLSTALSELETLQDTQEESMAQLETEQMLLLNKIKELGQEICNLSPPMRRKSSRI from the exons ATGGAACTCGCTGGACTTCGTCGG AAAGTTATGCATATTGGTTTTGACTGGGACACCAATGACATAAGCATCTTGTTGCTTGTCAAATTGGCGAAGCTTGGGATTGCCCGAATTGTTGTCAACAGCCTCCACATTAAGGGTGAT CTCCTATTTATGCCAGTTCTGGATGGGAGAGCAGTTTTGTATTCATTTGTATCTGTACCTGAAGTGCGAATAGGAGTGGCATTTGGAAGTGGTGGAAGTCAATCTCTACCTGCCACAGAGCTGCCTGGTGTTTCATCTTGGCTG GTTAAACTTTTAAATGAAACCTTAGTTAAGACGATGGTTGAACCTCGTCGCCGGTGTTTGTCTTTGCCTGCAGTAGATTTGAGGAAAATAGCTGTTGGTGGTATCATCTATGTGAAAGTTGTTTCTGCTAGTAAACTTTTTAGAAGTAGTTTAAGAGGGAACCCATCAAAAAAGCAAACATGTCCTTTAGACTGTAGTTTAGAAGAGTGCTATAATGACAGAGATTTTCAGACGTTTGTGGAGATTGAACTTGAAGAATTAACCAGAAGAACAAATGTCAGACAAGGCTCAGATCCCAGATGGGATTCAACATTTAATATGGTTTTACATGAAGAAACAGGAATTATACGGTTCCACCTCTATGAGTTCACACCCTACAATGTCAAGTATGATTATCTAGCAAGTTGTGAAGTCAAG GTAAAGTATAATGCAGATGATTCTACGACCTTTTGGGCAGTCGGGCGTCCTGATTCTGGCATAATAGCCAGGCATGCTGAATTTTGTGGAAAAGAAGTTGAAATGACTGTTCCTTTTGAGGGGGTCAGTTCAGCGGAG TTGACAGTGACCCTTTCGTTGAAGGAGTGGCAATTTTCAGATGGTTCACATAGCTCAACCAACTTTCGTAGTGGCTCGCAACTATCACTAAATGGTtcatcaaattttctttctagAACTGGAAGGAAAATTAACGTAACTGTTGTGGAAGGAAAGGATCTTATACTAAAAGAAAAATCTGGAAAGTGTGATCTGTATGTCAAATTGCAATACGGAAAG attCTCCAAAGAACAAGGACTGCACATGGTTCGAGTCCTACTTGGAATCAGAAATTTGAACTTGATGAGATAGGTGGCGgtgaatacattaaaataaaatgctACAGTGAAGAAACTTTTGGAGATGATAACATTGGTAGTGCTCGGGTAAATTTGGAAGGACTTGTAGAAGGGTCAATCAGAGATATATGGGTACCCCTTGAAAAAGTTAATTCAGGAGAACTTAGGCTTCAAATAGAAGCAGTGAGAGTTGATGATTGTGAAGGATCAAGg GGTTCAAATACAAGCCTGGTCAATGGTTGGATTGAACTTGTCATTGTTGAAGGGAGAGATCTTGTTGCTGCGGATCTCAGGGGGACAAGTGATCCATATGTGAGAGTGCAGTATGGAGACATAAAGAAGAGAACAAAG GTAATCTATAAAACTCTAAATCCTCATTGGAATCAGACCTTAGAGTTTCCGGATGATGGCAGTCCCCTGGTGCTGCATGTGAAAGACCACAATGCTTTACTACCCACATCAAGTATAGGCTATTGTGTTGTAGAATATCAAAGATTGCCTCCAAACGAAATGGCTGACAAGTGGATTCCCCTCCAAGGAGTGAAAAGGGGAGAGATCCACATTCGAATAACAAGACGAATTCCTGGACTACAGAAGCGGCCTAGTTTGGATTCTGAGCCGTCACTATCGCCATTTAAATCACACCAAATTTCTAGCCAG ATGAAACAAATGATAAACAAATTCCAATCTATGATTGAGGATGGCAATATTGAAGGACTTTCGACTGCATTGAGTGAGCTCGAAACTCTGCAAGATACACAAGAAGAATCCATGGCACAGCTTGAGACTGAACAAATGCTTCTACTTAACAAGATCAAAGAACTTGGTCAGGAAATTTGCAATTTATCGCCTCCAATGAGAAGAAAATCTTCCAGAATCTGA
- the LOC123204727 gene encoding synaptotagmin-5-like isoform X1, with protein MDKRKKKAALHVEEVVEFLKHLLEEKPLLPFVIPLILILWIIERWFFSFSYWVPLAIAVWATLQYGVYQRQLLVEDLNKKWKQVILNTSPITPLEHCEWFNKLLIEIWPNYMNPKFSRRFSQKVEKRLKHRKSRLIEHIELQEFSLGLTPPLLGLNGTRWTSSGEQKVMHIGFDWDTNDISILLLVKLAKLGIARIVVNSLHIKGDLLFMPVLDGRAVLYSFVSVPEVRIGVAFGSGGSQSLPATELPGVSSWLVKLLNETLVKTMVEPRRRCLSLPAVDLRKIAVGGIIYVKVVSASKLFRSSLRGNPSKKQTCPLDCSLEECYNDRDFQTFVEIELEELTRRTNVRQGSDPRWDSTFNMVLHEETGIIRFHLYEFTPYNVKYDYLASCEVKVKYNADDSTTFWAVGRPDSGIIARHAEFCGKEVEMTVPFEGVSSAELTVTLSLKEWQFSDGSHSSTNFRSGSQLSLNGSSNFLSRTGRKINVTVVEGKDLILKEKSGKCDLYVKLQYGKILQRTRTAHGSSPTWNQKFELDEIGGGEYIKIKCYSEETFGDDNIGSARVNLEGLVEGSIRDIWVPLEKVNSGELRLQIEAVRVDDCEGSRGSNTSLVNGWIELVIVEGRDLVAADLRGTSDPYVRVQYGDIKKRTKVIYKTLNPHWNQTLEFPDDGSPLVLHVKDHNALLPTSSIGYCVVEYQRLPPNEMADKWIPLQGVKRGEIHIRITRRIPGLQKRPSLDSEPSLSPFKSHQISSQMKQMINKFQSMIEDGNIEGLSTALSELETLQDTQEESMAQLETEQMLLLNKIKELGQEICNLSPPMRRKSSRI; from the exons atggataaaagaaaaaagaaagctgCTTTACATGTTGAAGAAGTTGTTGAGTTTTTGAAGCATTTGTTGGAGGAAAAACCTCTACTTCCCTTTGTAATTCCTTTGATTTTGATTCTTTGGATCATTGAGAGATGGTTCTTCTCTTTCTCCTATTGGGTTCCTCTTGCCATCGCTGTCTGGGCTACTTTGCAG TATGGTGTCTATCAACGTCAGCTACTTGTGGAAGACTTGAATAAGAAGTGGAAGCAAGTCATATTGAATACCTCG CCAATCACACCACTGGAACACTGTGAATGGTTTAATAAACTGTTGATAGAAATTTGGCCCAATTACATGAACCCAAAGTTTTCAAGAAGGTTCTCACAAAAAGTTGAG AAACGGCTAAAGCACCGCAAATCAAGGCTTATA GAACATATAGAATTGCAGGAGTTCTCACTAGGTTTAACTCCACCTTTGTTGGGTCTTAATGGAACTCGCTGGACTTCGTCGGGTGAGCAG AAAGTTATGCATATTGGTTTTGACTGGGACACCAATGACATAAGCATCTTGTTGCTTGTCAAATTGGCGAAGCTTGGGATTGCCCGAATTGTTGTCAACAGCCTCCACATTAAGGGTGAT CTCCTATTTATGCCAGTTCTGGATGGGAGAGCAGTTTTGTATTCATTTGTATCTGTACCTGAAGTGCGAATAGGAGTGGCATTTGGAAGTGGTGGAAGTCAATCTCTACCTGCCACAGAGCTGCCTGGTGTTTCATCTTGGCTG GTTAAACTTTTAAATGAAACCTTAGTTAAGACGATGGTTGAACCTCGTCGCCGGTGTTTGTCTTTGCCTGCAGTAGATTTGAGGAAAATAGCTGTTGGTGGTATCATCTATGTGAAAGTTGTTTCTGCTAGTAAACTTTTTAGAAGTAGTTTAAGAGGGAACCCATCAAAAAAGCAAACATGTCCTTTAGACTGTAGTTTAGAAGAGTGCTATAATGACAGAGATTTTCAGACGTTTGTGGAGATTGAACTTGAAGAATTAACCAGAAGAACAAATGTCAGACAAGGCTCAGATCCCAGATGGGATTCAACATTTAATATGGTTTTACATGAAGAAACAGGAATTATACGGTTCCACCTCTATGAGTTCACACCCTACAATGTCAAGTATGATTATCTAGCAAGTTGTGAAGTCAAG GTAAAGTATAATGCAGATGATTCTACGACCTTTTGGGCAGTCGGGCGTCCTGATTCTGGCATAATAGCCAGGCATGCTGAATTTTGTGGAAAAGAAGTTGAAATGACTGTTCCTTTTGAGGGGGTCAGTTCAGCGGAG TTGACAGTGACCCTTTCGTTGAAGGAGTGGCAATTTTCAGATGGTTCACATAGCTCAACCAACTTTCGTAGTGGCTCGCAACTATCACTAAATGGTtcatcaaattttctttctagAACTGGAAGGAAAATTAACGTAACTGTTGTGGAAGGAAAGGATCTTATACTAAAAGAAAAATCTGGAAAGTGTGATCTGTATGTCAAATTGCAATACGGAAAG attCTCCAAAGAACAAGGACTGCACATGGTTCGAGTCCTACTTGGAATCAGAAATTTGAACTTGATGAGATAGGTGGCGgtgaatacattaaaataaaatgctACAGTGAAGAAACTTTTGGAGATGATAACATTGGTAGTGCTCGGGTAAATTTGGAAGGACTTGTAGAAGGGTCAATCAGAGATATATGGGTACCCCTTGAAAAAGTTAATTCAGGAGAACTTAGGCTTCAAATAGAAGCAGTGAGAGTTGATGATTGTGAAGGATCAAGg GGTTCAAATACAAGCCTGGTCAATGGTTGGATTGAACTTGTCATTGTTGAAGGGAGAGATCTTGTTGCTGCGGATCTCAGGGGGACAAGTGATCCATATGTGAGAGTGCAGTATGGAGACATAAAGAAGAGAACAAAG GTAATCTATAAAACTCTAAATCCTCATTGGAATCAGACCTTAGAGTTTCCGGATGATGGCAGTCCCCTGGTGCTGCATGTGAAAGACCACAATGCTTTACTACCCACATCAAGTATAGGCTATTGTGTTGTAGAATATCAAAGATTGCCTCCAAACGAAATGGCTGACAAGTGGATTCCCCTCCAAGGAGTGAAAAGGGGAGAGATCCACATTCGAATAACAAGACGAATTCCTGGACTACAGAAGCGGCCTAGTTTGGATTCTGAGCCGTCACTATCGCCATTTAAATCACACCAAATTTCTAGCCAG ATGAAACAAATGATAAACAAATTCCAATCTATGATTGAGGATGGCAATATTGAAGGACTTTCGACTGCATTGAGTGAGCTCGAAACTCTGCAAGATACACAAGAAGAATCCATGGCACAGCTTGAGACTGAACAAATGCTTCTACTTAACAAGATCAAAGAACTTGGTCAGGAAATTTGCAATTTATCGCCTCCAATGAGAAGAAAATCTTCCAGAATCTGA
- the LOC123204832 gene encoding NAC domain-containing protein 92-like: MEENLPPGFRFHPTDEELITYYLTRKVSDISFTSKAIVDVDLNKCEPWELPGKASMGKKEWYFFNMKDRKYPTGLRTNRATEAGYWKTTGKDKEIFRGGVLVGMKKTLVFYKGRAPKGEKSNWVMHEYRLENKQALKSIKEEWVVCRVFQKSYSSVKKPQQAQSSQPSLGSPCETNSMVNEFGDIDQMPNLNTMTNLPSYFNNSIPTQSYNTNNNLNMGIQDLNMKWAAAREAAAGALSSLGWSSSLLSPMNSLLLKALQLRSAYNPAREIQPLPQCDHLSSSFPASSSLDNSLPPPQSQPEQPFNLDSMW; the protein is encoded by the exons ATGGAGGAAAATCTGCCTCCGGGGTTTCGGTTTCATCCAACCGATGAAGAACTCATTACTTATTATCTAACAAGAAAGGTTTCTGATATCAGTTTCACCTCGAAAGCTATTGTAGATGTTGATCTCAACAAATGTGAACCTTGGGAGCTTCCAG GCAAGGCTTCGATGGGGAAGAAAGAATGGTATTTCTTCAACATGAAAGATAGAAAATACCCGACTGGACTTCGAACAAATCGAGCCACTGAAGCAGGCTACTGGAAAACCACGGGGAAAGACAAAGAAATATTTCGCGGTGGAGTTCTTGTTGGGATGAAGAAAACCCTAGTTTTTTACAAGGGTAGAGCTCCCAAGGGTGAAAAAAGCAACTGGGTTATGCATGAATACAGGCTAGAAAACAAACAAGCTCTCAAATCTATTAAG GAGGAATGGGTAGTTTGTAGGGTTTTCCAGAAGAGTTATTCATCTGTCAAGAAGCCCCAACAAGCACAATCCTCACAGCCATCTCTGGGATCTCCATGCGAGACAAACTCAATGGTCAATGAATTTGGAGACATCGACCAAATGCCAAATCTGAACACCATGACAAATCTACCTAGCTACTTCAATAACAGCATTCCAACGCAAAGTTACAACACTAACAATAATCTTAACATGGGCATTCAAGACTTGAACATGAAGTGGGCGGCGGCAAGGGAGGCTGCCGCCGGTGCTCTTTCATCTCTGGGGTGGTCTTCAAGCTTGCTCAGCCCGATGAATTCCTTGCTTTTGAAGGCATTGCAACTGAGAAGTGCTTATAACCCAGCTAGAGAAATTCAGCCGCTGCCGCAATGTGATCATTTAAGTTCGAGTTTTCCAGCTTCTTCTTCATTAGATAATTCTCTGCCACCGCCGCAATCACAGCCGGAGCAACCGTTTAATCTGGACTCCATGTGGTGA
- the LOC123204107 gene encoding uncharacterized protein LOC123204107 isoform X2 — protein MQCSEETLASFFYNVSSLSFLLLLFIYYSSISLFKFFHFIGSYPLIQRTQSEYDYSLYSDEDGEEEEEEVCTEKDHLVADIIHGGESLVFLHNNAVHRSQQIHVQEFINQEDDKVVEDHQEYQSFDSSQYSALDSSPCSESEHEGDHDDDELEEEEEEEEIPPTESDSAYNSVPNHDGATTPIPSSGFVENDQNCYETVLHQETEIKKEEKFFTGDGNYVILTRTQVDSSRKIQVEEKDIIDEEIYGDSCTNGSTSKSSSEWRSSINCRDSGTEDPFSSSSRRSCPKWESYTVFQKYDEEMMSLDKVSAQKLHETESLRSIQARPRSISERIIHKFSTVNKQPSSIRHNPYHELEAAYVAQICLTWEALNWNYKNFQRKRASKRDFDPGCPAHIAQQFQQFQVLLQRYIENEPYEQGRRPEVYARMRLLAPKLLLVPEYRDSEDDQLKDEGFASRITSPAFIIIMEEGIRTFMNFLKADKEKACQILRSFFGRTRKRRASVDPTLLQLMKKVNKKKKTKVKDLRRSMKCIRRRKLTADEEVEILMALIDLKVVSRVLRMNDISEEQLHWCEEKMSKVSVMEGKLQRDSSPLFFPAH, from the exons ATGCAATGTTCAGAAGAAACTCTCGCTAGTTTCTTCTACAATGTCTCCAGCctctcctttcttcttctccttttcatCTACTACTCGTCCATCTCCCTCTTCAAGTTCTTCCACTTCATCGGCAGTTACCCTTTAATCCAAAG AACTCAGAGTGAGTACGATTACAGTTTGTATTCGGATGAAGATGGcgaggaggaggaagaagaagttTGTACGGAAAAAGATCACTTGGTGGCAGACATAATCCACGGCGGCGAATCACTTGTATTTCTGCATAACAACGCCGTCCACCGGAGCCAACAAATTCATGTTCAGGAATTTATTAACCAGGAAGATGACAAAGTCGTTGAAGATCATCAAGAATATCAAAGTTTTGATAGCTCTCAATATTCAGCTCTAGACTCATCACCATGCTCAGAATCTGAACATGAAGGCgatcatgatgatgatgagcttgaagaagaagaagaagaagaagagatccCACCAACGGAATCCGATTCAGCCTACAATTCCGTTCCAAATCACGACGGCGCCACCACCCCAATTCCCAGCAGTGGTTTTGTAGAAAATGACCAAAACTGTTACG AAACTGTTTTACATCAAGAAACTGAGATCAAGAAGGAGGAGAAATTTTTTACAGGAGATGgaaattatgtaattttgacGAGAACCCAGGTGGATTCTAGCAGGAAGATTCAAGTTGAAGAAAAGGATATtattgatgaagagatctatGGTGACTCGTGTACTAATGGGTCTACTTCTAAAAGCTCATCTGAATGGAGGAGCTCCATCAATTGCAGAGATTCAGGAACTGAAGatcctttctcttcttcctccaGAAGAAGCTGCCCCAAGTGGGAATCCTACACGGTTTTTCAGAAATATGATGAAGAAATGATGTCCCTCGACAAAGTTAGCGCACAAAAACTCCATGAAACAG AATCACTAAGATCCATTCAAGCCCGTCCAAGGTCAATTTCGGAGAGAATCATTCACAAGTTTTCAACAGTAAATAAGCAACCTTCGAGCATCCGCCACAACCCATACCATGAACTGGAAGCGGCATATGTAGCTCAGATTTGCCTGACATGGGAGGCTCTAAACTGGAACTACAAGAACTTTCAACGTAAAAGAGCTTCAAAACGAGACTTTGACCCCGGCTGCCCCGCCCACATTGCGCAGCAGTTTCAGCAATTTCAGGTTCTTTTGCAGCGATACATAGAAAACGAGCCCTATGAACAAGGAAGACGACCTGAGGTATATGCAAGGATGAGGCTTTTGGCTCCAAAGTTGCTTCTGGTTCCGGAATATCGAG ATTCTGAGGATGATCAATTGAAGGATGAAGGATTTGCCTCCAGAATTACGTCGCCtgcatttattataataatggaAGAAGGAATCAGGACGTTCATGAATTTTCTCAAGGCGGATAAAGAGAAAGCCTGTCAAATTCTCAGGTCATTCTTTGGCAGAACCAGAAAGCGAAGAGCCTCGGTGGATCCGACTCTGCTTCAACTCATGAAGAAAGTCAATAAGAAA AAGAAGACAAAGGTGAAAGATCTCCGACGGTCGATGAAATGCATAAGGAGGAGAAAGCTGACGGCGGATGAGGAGGTGGAGATTCTGATGGCTTTAATAGACTTGAAAGTGGTGTCTAGGGTTTTGAGAATGAATGATATAAGTGAAGAACAGTTGCATTGGTGTGAAGAGAAGATGAGCAAAGTGAGTGTCATGGAAGGCAAATTACAAAGAGATTCCTCTCCACTTTTCTTCCCTGCACATTGA
- the LOC123204107 gene encoding uncharacterized protein LOC123204107 isoform X1, with amino-acid sequence MQCSEETLASFFYNVSSLSFLLLLFIYYSSISLFKFFHFIGSYPLIQRTQSEYDYSLYSDEDGEEEEEEVCTEKDHLVADIIHGGESLVFLHNNAVHRSQQIHVQEFINQEDDKVVEDHQEYQSFDSSQYSALDSSPCSESEHEGDHDDDELEEEEEEEEIPPTESDSAYNSVPNHDGATTPIPSSGFVENDQNCYVAETVLHQETEIKKEEKFFTGDGNYVILTRTQVDSSRKIQVEEKDIIDEEIYGDSCTNGSTSKSSSEWRSSINCRDSGTEDPFSSSSRRSCPKWESYTVFQKYDEEMMSLDKVSAQKLHETESLRSIQARPRSISERIIHKFSTVNKQPSSIRHNPYHELEAAYVAQICLTWEALNWNYKNFQRKRASKRDFDPGCPAHIAQQFQQFQVLLQRYIENEPYEQGRRPEVYARMRLLAPKLLLVPEYRDSEDDQLKDEGFASRITSPAFIIIMEEGIRTFMNFLKADKEKACQILRSFFGRTRKRRASVDPTLLQLMKKVNKKKKTKVKDLRRSMKCIRRRKLTADEEVEILMALIDLKVVSRVLRMNDISEEQLHWCEEKMSKVSVMEGKLQRDSSPLFFPAH; translated from the exons ATGCAATGTTCAGAAGAAACTCTCGCTAGTTTCTTCTACAATGTCTCCAGCctctcctttcttcttctccttttcatCTACTACTCGTCCATCTCCCTCTTCAAGTTCTTCCACTTCATCGGCAGTTACCCTTTAATCCAAAG AACTCAGAGTGAGTACGATTACAGTTTGTATTCGGATGAAGATGGcgaggaggaggaagaagaagttTGTACGGAAAAAGATCACTTGGTGGCAGACATAATCCACGGCGGCGAATCACTTGTATTTCTGCATAACAACGCCGTCCACCGGAGCCAACAAATTCATGTTCAGGAATTTATTAACCAGGAAGATGACAAAGTCGTTGAAGATCATCAAGAATATCAAAGTTTTGATAGCTCTCAATATTCAGCTCTAGACTCATCACCATGCTCAGAATCTGAACATGAAGGCgatcatgatgatgatgagcttgaagaagaagaagaagaagaagagatccCACCAACGGAATCCGATTCAGCCTACAATTCCGTTCCAAATCACGACGGCGCCACCACCCCAATTCCCAGCAGTGGTTTTGTAGAAAATGACCAAAACTGTTACG TTGCAGAAACTGTTTTACATCAAGAAACTGAGATCAAGAAGGAGGAGAAATTTTTTACAGGAGATGgaaattatgtaattttgacGAGAACCCAGGTGGATTCTAGCAGGAAGATTCAAGTTGAAGAAAAGGATATtattgatgaagagatctatGGTGACTCGTGTACTAATGGGTCTACTTCTAAAAGCTCATCTGAATGGAGGAGCTCCATCAATTGCAGAGATTCAGGAACTGAAGatcctttctcttcttcctccaGAAGAAGCTGCCCCAAGTGGGAATCCTACACGGTTTTTCAGAAATATGATGAAGAAATGATGTCCCTCGACAAAGTTAGCGCACAAAAACTCCATGAAACAG AATCACTAAGATCCATTCAAGCCCGTCCAAGGTCAATTTCGGAGAGAATCATTCACAAGTTTTCAACAGTAAATAAGCAACCTTCGAGCATCCGCCACAACCCATACCATGAACTGGAAGCGGCATATGTAGCTCAGATTTGCCTGACATGGGAGGCTCTAAACTGGAACTACAAGAACTTTCAACGTAAAAGAGCTTCAAAACGAGACTTTGACCCCGGCTGCCCCGCCCACATTGCGCAGCAGTTTCAGCAATTTCAGGTTCTTTTGCAGCGATACATAGAAAACGAGCCCTATGAACAAGGAAGACGACCTGAGGTATATGCAAGGATGAGGCTTTTGGCTCCAAAGTTGCTTCTGGTTCCGGAATATCGAG ATTCTGAGGATGATCAATTGAAGGATGAAGGATTTGCCTCCAGAATTACGTCGCCtgcatttattataataatggaAGAAGGAATCAGGACGTTCATGAATTTTCTCAAGGCGGATAAAGAGAAAGCCTGTCAAATTCTCAGGTCATTCTTTGGCAGAACCAGAAAGCGAAGAGCCTCGGTGGATCCGACTCTGCTTCAACTCATGAAGAAAGTCAATAAGAAA AAGAAGACAAAGGTGAAAGATCTCCGACGGTCGATGAAATGCATAAGGAGGAGAAAGCTGACGGCGGATGAGGAGGTGGAGATTCTGATGGCTTTAATAGACTTGAAAGTGGTGTCTAGGGTTTTGAGAATGAATGATATAAGTGAAGAACAGTTGCATTGGTGTGAAGAGAAGATGAGCAAAGTGAGTGTCATGGAAGGCAAATTACAAAGAGATTCCTCTCCACTTTTCTTCCCTGCACATTGA